AAAGGGAATTCTCTGGCCAAAGAGGGTGTCCACATCACCCAATTGATTGGCTAAGAATAGATCATGTGGCTAAAAAGAATTCTTTTAGTATAGTAGATAGATTCACTCGataaaaaaaatgataataacttTACCTGCCGTCCTTCCATCTGCAGCGCAGTGGTTGTGACATCCAGGTGAAGGCTCGGCTCGGGATTcaacccgggttcgagtccaacGGAGGATGAGGGTAAACCCATTCCATGGGGTTCCTGCGCATCAGGGGTGTGCGACGCTTTCTAGCGGTGGTCGAGTAGTCGGCCTTTGGACATAGCTCCGAAAGGGTgggtttacacgtggaaagcagttagccgttaaaaaaaaaaaaaaaaaaactttaaccCCCGCCCATGAACTTTAATAATTTAAAagtgagttaattactgttttcgtccctgtggtttgtcaaaaatcactatttcagtccattagtttaaaaattgcgatttcagtccctgttgtttcactttcgtaaccatttcagtccctgtggtttcactttcgtaaccatttcaatccattattctgttaagtacaaggactgaaatggttacgaggtggactgaaatggttacgaaagtgaaactacatggactaaaatcgcaatttttaaattaatggactgaaatagtgatttttgacaaaacacagggacgaaaacagtaattaactctttaaaaGTAAACATTGTTCCCGCCAATAAACTTTAATAATTAAAAGAAAAAACTGTTCCCGCCAATGAACTTTAATAATTAAAAGAAAACATTGTTCCCGCCGTCAATGAACTTTAATAATTAAAAGAAAACATTGTTCCCGTCCAAGAACTTTAATATCATTGAAATGAAATGAAGTGGAATTTGGCAGGGAAACTTTTCGGTAGGTGAAGTTTCAGTCCGCACACATACTCACCCAACGAGTGTTCGGGTTACGTTCAATTTGGGTATCTCCTCCTtttgatctctctctctctctatatatatatattgttattaCTTACTTGATTTCATCAATTTTTCATGCCTTCtgtttcaatttttgtgatttgaGTAAGGGCTTATTAGAACTTTCATATCCGTCGTTTTTGTGTTGTAATTATAAATCTACGCTTTCTGTTTGATAACTGCTTCTTTCCATTTCACTATTCATAAGTGTTTGTTCATGTCATGTGGCTGCCAAAAAGTTAATCTGATAAATGGATAGGTGTTTCGATGTGggtttttattagttttttgttCTGTATTAAGTTGTTATAATAGCGTTGAGTGCTTCAATTTCACGATTCATAAATGTTAATTTCACCCACAAAAACTGCACATCTGTGAGAAAAACAAACATGGGTTGTTTATATGGCTGCCAAATGTTAATAGAAAGAAAAAGTAACAAATAGACTGATAAATGGATACTATAATAAGGGGTTTGGAAGTGGGTTGTTCTGtaagtaaataaatataaaaagtgaTGGAGGAGATGATGATGCCTCATGTATTTCGTTTGTTTTGCAGCATTATTAATTTTCAATCCAACAAAAAGAACAACTGAAGATGAAACTTCAATATGCTGAACGAATGGCTTTGGATAGAGTCAGCACGCTTCCGCAACCcatattagaaaccatcctatgtcttttaccaaccgaagaggctGCAAGGACTAGTATTCTCTCAAGGGAATGGAGGTACAAGTGGACCAAGATTCCTATACTAGAGTTTAATTTGCGTAAAAGAACTTCCGAGCTAACATCTGACATATCAAGTACAATAAAATACATTGACATGCATGATCTACACCAAGTTTTGCTGCTGCGCCAGGGTCCAATACACGAGCTCACCCTTTCTATGACGGGTAATTGGGAAGACCACGACTGTTTTGAATTTGATCaaataatacttcatttgtcgagaaaccacaCTGTCAAGAAACTACGACTTGATGGACCGGGTAGCATGTTGCATGAATTACCCAAATCTGTTTTCGCATTGCATGACTTAGAGGACCTCGATCTTTGTGATTTTATTGTTGACCTTCCATCAATATTCAATGGCTTTGGTAGCCTTGTAAGCTTATACTTGAATGATGTAAAGCTCTCTACAAAAACTCTTCGACATCTTTTATCAAATTGTCCATCACTTGAGAGCTTGAATCTCGTAAGTACCCACTTGAACATACGTTCTCATGTCATGGACTTTCTAAACTCATCTGAGTATCATGACGTGTTGCAGGATATAGGTGAATCAGATGATAAATGCACTATTTATGAGCTACTCAAGTGTTTACCTGTGATTGAAGATCTGACTATTTCGATTGATTACTGTGAGGTAACATGTCCACATGAAAATATAATTGAAAGAAAAGTTGTAAACTTTTGGCTGTTAATATTTGTTTTGGTCTATGGTTCAAGTGGCTAGTTCTAGACTCGGTTCCGCAAGAGCTTCCAACCTCACTAATCCACCTCAAATACATACGTTTGGATGGAATGTCTTTTGTTGAGGGCTCAAGATTAGcttttcttcttgttttgatCAGATGTTCCCCGAACTTGGAGAGAATTAAGCTACAGGTAAATGATATTACTATATCTTGTATTCTGTTTGTTTGATTGTCGCTGACCAAAAGAATTACCTTTATGTAGATGGCGTTGGAATATAACGGTGATCAGGGATACGGTGATCATGAATATCGTGCTGTAAAGGATGAatattcagatgtttggtttaagcGTCTTTGGTTGGAGCATCTGAAAAAACTGGAGATTTCTTTGATCAGAAGCTCACATGTGATTGAATTTGTAAAAGACTTTGTGAAGTTTATCTTGGTTAGGTCACCTAAGCTGAAGAAGGTGAGCATATGCAGTGTGGTTCACCGGAATCAAGAGTCGGAGATGTTGAAAACTCTCTTACAGGCCCCACGCGCATCTCCGGCAGTAATAATTACCACCAATGAATATTAGTGAGAATTGCTTTAAGACCTTATTGTTTGTATGTTGAGATTTATGATGATAATGTAATGTTTGTATGGCTACTAGTTATTAGTTATCTAGTATTGTGGTCATTTCCGGATCAACTGTCACTTATTGTTGTGTTAAAGAGTAGAGTCGGGGAAATGGACTGCTATGAGAGATGATAAGCCACATCAGTGGCAAATGAAAAACCAGTGCGGGCCGGACTCTTAAAAATCTAatattttacactacaaaaaagtttttttttcggAAGTTTTCGGTAAAATTAACACTACGAGCGAAAAAAACAGTGGGGCCGGACTTTTAAAAATCTaatattttacactaaaaaaagtttttttttcggAAGTTTTCGGTAAAATTAACACTACGAGCGAAAAAACAGTAGGGCCGGGCCACCAAGAAGCTCCACCCGTGAGTCACGTGCCATTGCTGAAGATCAACCTTTCTGCGAGGATATGGTGACGCATTATGAACCATACCAAGATCCCGGATCTACGGAGTCAGAATTCCATGTTTCGGTTATCATACATGTATCCAATGAAGAGGTAATAGGCTCAGCTACCAATCCATTAGTATGAACAAGTCACCTGTTAAGTAGTCCATGTAgtacttttatttttaaacaaCAATTCCTAAATTTTTAGGATAAATACACAACCTACATTCTACAGGATTTGAACCCCTGACATTTTGGTTATAAGGCATACACCTTAACCACGTAGATGTCCCATTGAGGACATGTAGCAAAATACTTAGGCTCACAAAAACCACAAGATCCTTGTACTTGCCCATGCCCATGCCTAAAATGTATTTAACCAATACGAAACGCAAATAAAATATCTTCAAACGTATGTGGATATATAAAATAATCATTTAGAGGTGCACAAACTGGTCCAAACCGGTTCAGGCTCTGTCAGCTGAAGTCAAATCAAATCGGGGCCAAACGGGTTTGATTTAAAACCGAGTTCTAATATGAACCGAGTGAAACGAAATCAGACCGGATCAAATTTTAAACACGGAAGAATCGAATCAAATCAAGTGGGGACCGGTTTTTGGTGAAACCCGGTTTCAATAGTGTTTCCGGATCGGACTATAGACTGGATTCGGATTCCTTTTTATTTACCTACAACTCATTATGTCTATGTTGGGCTATCAAATGTACTACCTGATGGACCTGATAGCCCACGTTAGATTGAAATTAGAATATGTGAAATGGCTTCAATAGCACGAATAAGGTAGGGGCGCTCGACTAGTAAtaaaattccatcactcacaacatccaatcaagtttcgCTATGTTATCATGtattattccatcactagtgatggattttagtggaaatgcccatcactagtgatgtttttttttaaattataaattaacaacaaaacaataaaacaataaaattataaatttcatttaaataaatCCTAAATTACACTCTATAAATCCCAAGATTA
This is a stretch of genomic DNA from Helianthus annuus cultivar XRQ/B chromosome 16, HanXRQr2.0-SUNRISE, whole genome shotgun sequence. It encodes these proteins:
- the LOC110917095 gene encoding F-box/FBD/LRR-repeat protein At1g13570 isoform X2, encoding MEGPIHELTLSMTGNWEDHDCFEFDQIILHLSRNHTVKKLRLDGPGSMLHELPKSVFALHDLEDLDLCDFIVDLPSIFNGFGSLVSLYLNDVKLSTKTLRHLLSNCPSLESLNLDIGESDDKCTIYELLKCLPVIEDLTISIDYCEWLVLDSVPQELPTSLIHLKYIRLDGMSFVEGSRLAFLLVLIRCSPNLERIKLQMALEYNGDQGYGDHEYRAVKDEYSDVWFKRLWLEHLKKLEISLIRSSHVIEFVKDFVKFILVRSPKLKKVSICSVVHRNQESEMLKTLLQAPRASPAVIITTNEY
- the LOC110917095 gene encoding F-box/FBD/LRR-repeat protein At1g13570 isoform X1; its protein translation is MKLQYAERMALDRVSTLPQPILETILCLLPTEEAARTSILSREWRYKWTKIPILEFNLRKRTSELTSDISSTIKYIDMHDLHQVLLLRQGPIHELTLSMTGNWEDHDCFEFDQIILHLSRNHTVKKLRLDGPGSMLHELPKSVFALHDLEDLDLCDFIVDLPSIFNGFGSLVSLYLNDVKLSTKTLRHLLSNCPSLESLNLDIGESDDKCTIYELLKCLPVIEDLTISIDYCEWLVLDSVPQELPTSLIHLKYIRLDGMSFVEGSRLAFLLVLIRCSPNLERIKLQMALEYNGDQGYGDHEYRAVKDEYSDVWFKRLWLEHLKKLEISLIRSSHVIEFVKDFVKFILVRSPKLKKVSICSVVHRNQESEMLKTLLQAPRASPAVIITTNEY